The window CATTTTTTCTGGGTGCAATAATAGGGTTAGTTGGAGGAGTTGCGAGAACCAGTTTAAGAGAAGCATCAGAATTTGCTAACAAAAAGAAAATGCTGAAAATGAAATTTGCTGATAATAAAGTAGAGTGGGATAAAAATTATTTCAAAGATACTTTTGATAATGAAAAAACTTTTTTAACCTCTTTAGCCTATTTCATAATATGCTGCGCCCGTCCTCCTTGTTTCTATTTCATATACATTTATTGCTCAGACGTTCTTAAACATGACTTCGGCCTATCGGCTGGTGCAATTATTTCACATAATTTTTGGGTATCAATAGTAGATATGTGCGGTTTATTATTTTTAGCTTATATAAGTAGTAGAATATACCCCCTTAAAATACTTAAGGCTAAACTTTTTCTATTTTTTACCTGTATTATCTTCTTTCCTGCAGCTATGTACACTTATCCTAGTGAACTGACAGTTTTTGTGTTTCAGTGTTTAGCTTCTCTTTTTGTATTTGATGACGTGCCAGCAAGTCCCGTATTCTATAAACATTTCCCCATCATAAAAAGGTTCACTTATACTAGCTTATTGAGCTCATTTGCTAAATTAATGACCTATGCCATTACTTCATTTGGCCTGGTATATTCAACT of the Candidatus Megaera polyxenophila genome contains:
- a CDS encoding MFS transporter, yielding MCAPDLDPTDLMLYIHMAVLLNELFFPKTDPFTASLLSAFAFCSSYILRPFGALIFGFIGDFIGRKSVIVITTIIMVITCTTIAVLPTYAQIGITASWIITICRMVQGMAASAESRGAEIYITESIKPPLQYPLVAIITVFSAVGTSFALGISSIFTNVNIFGTENQYWRVAFFLGAIIGLVGGVARTSLREASEFANKKKMLKMKFADNKVEWDKNYFKDTFDNEKTFLTSLAYFIICCARPPCFYFIYIYCSDVLKHDFGLSAGAIISHNFWVSIVDMCGLLFLAYISSRIYPLKILKAKLFLFFTCIIFFPAAMYTYPSELTVFVFQCLASLFVFDDVPASPVFYKHFPIIKRFTYTSLLSSFAKLMTYAITSFGLVYSTKYFGYYGIFLILIPVGVVYYFAVKYFEGLEKVK